A section of the Humulus lupulus chromosome 2, drHumLupu1.1, whole genome shotgun sequence genome encodes:
- the LOC133818989 gene encoding protein TRIGALACTOSYLDIACYLGLYCEROL 1, chloroplastic has translation MQIASSHLYFCCPDRKRSIKPDGWFKMQIPCSHQQVKSIAFVRRPQDCKFSMQNTRLFAVPNTDDGHPSVSKLEDSNTNHSPNSEVESLLHHWSPPRFVWRGLSVLVLAGQVIVRILMGKIHWRNTLQQLERVGPKSIGVCLLTSAFVGMAFTIQFVREFTRLGLSRSVGGVLALAFARELSPVVTSIVVAGRIGSAFAAELGTMQVSEQTDTLRVLGTNPVDYLVTPRVIAASVALPFLTLMCFTVGMASSALLADAVYGVSINIILDSARRALKPWDIISAMIKSQVFGAIISVVSCAWGVTTMGGAKGVGESTTSSVVISLVGIFIADFVLSYFFFQGVGDSLKNCM, from the exons ATGCAAATAGCTTCCAGTCATCTATACTTTTGTTGTCCTGACAG aaaaagaagcataaaacCGGATGGATGGTTTAAAATGCAAATCCCGTGTTCACATCAACAGGTTAAAAGTATTGCTTTTGTTCGAAGACCTCAGGATTGTAAGTTTTCAATGCAGAATACTAGACTGTTTGCTGTTCCCAACACAGATGATGGGCACCCATCTGTCTCCAAGTTAGAAGACTCGAACACAAACCATTCCCCCAACTCTGAAGTGGAATCCTTGCTGCACCATTGGTCGCCTCCGCGGTTTGTGTGGAGGGGATTATCAGTTCTTGTTCTTGCAGGGCAGGTTATAGTAAGAATTTTAATGGGAAAAATCCACTGGCGGAATACTCTCCAACAGTTGGAGAGAGTTGGGCCTAAATCAATTGGGGTTTGTCTCCTAACTTCAGCATTTGTTGGAATGGCCTTCACTATCCAATTTGTGAGAGAATTTACCAGGTTGGGTTTAAGCAGATCTGTTGGTGGAGTACTAGCTTTGGCTTTCGCAAGGGAGTTGAGTCCTGTGGTTACATCAATAGTGGTCGCAGGGCGTATAGGAAGTGCTTTTGCTGCAGAGTTGGGAACAATGCAGGTCTCCGAGCAAACTGACACATTGAGAGTTCTTGGGACTAACCCTGTTGATTACCTTGTGACCCCAAGGGTGATTGCGGCCTCTGTTGCTTTGCCATTTTTGACACTGATGTGCTTCACAGTAGGTATGGCATCAAGTGCCTTGCTTGCTGATGCTGTTTATGGTGTTAGTATCAACATTATATTGGATTCAGCTCGAAGAGCACTTAAACCATGGGACATTATTAGTGCAATGATTAAGTCACAGGTGTTTGGTGCTATTATATCTGTTGTGAGCTGTGCTTGGGGGGTTACCACCATGGGAGGTGCCAAAGGTGTCGGGGAGTCCACAACCTCATCAGTTGTCATCTCCCTTGTTGGTATCTTCATTGCGGATTTTGTTCTATCGTACTTCTTTTTCCAGGGAGTAGGAGATTCATTGAAGAATTGTATGTAA